The proteins below are encoded in one region of Gammaproteobacteria bacterium:
- a CDS encoding peptidoglycan DD-metalloendopeptidase family protein, translating to MHIIFFPKEGMTPHAVRLSHWWHFMLPGALLLVFSVLLAGAGYLVGVSRAPDTRLARLQSDLAAQQRAIETTKRTAQADIDALTEKLALLQAHVVRVDALGGKLVKMAGIDPKEFDFSHEPGIGGPDGEDVGQAPGIPTLSQAIDSLTREIENREQQLKVLDHVLLTRNLRQETTPSGRPINHGWISSYFGMRSDPFTGRPEFHEGIDFAGKMDTKIHAVASGVVTWAGKRWGYGNLVELNHGNGYVTRYGHCDKVLVHVGEPVKKGQVIALMGSTGRSTGPHVHFEVIKNGRKINPIAFIQSSSRLASR from the coding sequence ATGCATATCATCTTCTTCCCGAAGGAAGGCATGACGCCGCACGCAGTGCGACTCTCGCACTGGTGGCATTTTATGCTGCCGGGGGCGCTGTTGCTCGTTTTTTCCGTGCTTTTGGCTGGCGCGGGCTACCTCGTGGGCGTGTCGCGAGCACCGGATACCCGTCTCGCCAGGCTGCAGTCGGATCTTGCCGCACAGCAGCGCGCCATTGAAACCACCAAGCGTACGGCCCAGGCCGACATCGATGCACTGACCGAAAAGCTGGCGCTGCTGCAGGCCCATGTGGTCCGGGTGGATGCCCTCGGTGGCAAGCTGGTCAAGATGGCCGGCATCGATCCCAAGGAGTTCGATTTCAGCCACGAGCCAGGGATTGGCGGTCCCGACGGCGAGGATGTCGGGCAGGCACCCGGCATTCCCACGCTGTCCCAGGCGATCGATTCCCTGACCCGGGAGATCGAGAACCGGGAGCAGCAGCTCAAGGTGCTCGATCATGTGTTGCTTACCCGCAACTTGCGCCAGGAAACGACCCCCTCCGGGCGTCCTATCAACCACGGCTGGATTTCTTCCTATTTCGGAATGCGTTCCGATCCCTTTACCGGCCGCCCTGAGTTTCACGAGGGCATCGACTTCGCCGGCAAGATGGACACCAAGATCCACGCCGTAGCCAGCGGTGTGGTGACCTGGGCGGGCAAGCGCTGGGGCTATGGCAACCTCGTCGAGCTGAATCACGGCAATGGCTATGTGACCCGCTACGGGCATTGCGACAAGGTGCTTGTACACGTGGGTGAGCCGGTCAAGAAAGGCCAGGTGATCGCGCTCATGGGCAGCACCGGCCGTTCCACCGGCCCGCACGTGCATTTCGAGGTCATCAAAAACGGCCGCAAGATCAATCCCATCGCGTTCATCCAGTCTTCCTCGCGGTTGGCCTCGCGCTGA
- a CDS encoding DUF721 domain-containing protein codes for MKPIKELLPPHLRHRIETLSLLDFTLHAYLGRTLAAHCRILSIQESQLILGADSAAWATQLRYQQHEILKVLNSEHSLGLRKLRVRVLPAQISDAAARTQPKRRPPLSARSAELITACAAEQDDPDLKAALLRLASRAHGPGR; via the coding sequence ATGAAGCCGATCAAGGAACTTCTGCCGCCTCACCTGCGTCACCGCATCGAGACATTGTCCCTGCTCGACTTCACCCTGCACGCCTATCTGGGCCGCACCCTGGCCGCCCATTGCCGGATCCTGAGCATTCAGGAATCCCAGCTCATACTCGGTGCGGACAGTGCTGCCTGGGCCACCCAACTGCGCTACCAGCAGCACGAAATCCTCAAAGTGCTCAACAGCGAACACAGCCTGGGACTGCGCAAGCTGCGGGTTCGCGTCCTGCCGGCCCAAATATCGGATGCCGCTGCCCGCACGCAGCCCAAACGCCGGCCGCCACTTTCCGCGCGCAGCGCCGAACTCATCACAGCCTGTGCCGCCGAGCAGGACGACCCGGATCTCAAGGCCGCCCTTCTGCGTCTGGCATCGCGCGCCCACGGTCCGGGACGCTGA
- the lpxC gene encoding UDP-3-O-acyl-N-acetylglucosamine deacetylase has protein sequence MIRQRTLKNTIRATGVGLHTGEKIFLTLRPAPVDTGVIFRRVDLPEPVEIKARPENVGDTRLSTTLVQGDVRVSTVEHLLSALAGLGIDNIYVDLSAPEVPIMDGSAGPFVFLVQSAGIEEQSAPKRFIRIKRSVQVDQGDKWVRFEPFDGFKVGFTIEFDHPIFREHQQFAELDFSTTSFVKEVSRARTFGFMRDIEAMRERSLALGASLDNAIALDDYRILNEDGLRYENEFVKHKILDAIGDLYLLGHSLIGSFLGNKSGHALNNQLLRKLLAEEDAWEMVTFEDGEAAPISYVQSIALA, from the coding sequence GTGATCCGACAAAGAACGCTGAAGAACACCATCCGCGCCACCGGCGTCGGCCTGCATACGGGGGAGAAGATCTTCCTGACGCTGCGACCGGCCCCTGTCGACACCGGTGTGATCTTCCGCCGGGTGGATCTTCCCGAACCTGTCGAGATCAAGGCGCGGCCTGAAAATGTCGGTGACACGCGGCTTTCGACCACCCTGGTGCAGGGCGATGTTCGCGTTTCCACGGTCGAACACCTCCTCTCCGCTCTGGCAGGGCTTGGCATCGACAACATCTATGTGGACCTGAGCGCCCCCGAGGTGCCGATCATGGACGGCAGTGCCGGCCCGTTCGTATTCCTTGTCCAATCCGCCGGCATCGAAGAGCAGTCCGCGCCCAAGCGATTCATTCGCATCAAACGCAGCGTGCAGGTCGATCAGGGCGACAAATGGGTGCGTTTCGAGCCTTTTGACGGTTTCAAGGTCGGTTTTACCATCGAGTTCGATCACCCCATCTTCCGCGAGCATCAGCAGTTCGCGGAACTCGATTTTTCGACCACCTCCTTCGTCAAGGAGGTCAGCCGTGCCAGGACCTTCGGGTTCATGCGCGATATCGAGGCCATGCGCGAGCGCAGTCTGGCCCTCGGCGCCAGCCTGGACAACGCCATCGCGCTGGACGATTACCGGATTCTGAATGAAGACGGACTTCGCTACGAAAACGAATTCGTCAAACACAAGATTCTCGACGCGATCGGGGATCTTTACCTGCTGGGGCACAGTCTGATCGGCAGTTTCCTGGGCAACAAGTCCGGGCATGCCCTCAACAATCAGCTCCTGCGCAAGCTGCTCGCCGAAGAAGATGCCTGGGAAATGGTGACCTTCGAGGACGGTGAGGCGGCGCCAATCTCTTACGTGCAAAGCATCGCCTTGGCCTGA